One genomic window of Cricetulus griseus strain 17A/GY chromosome 3, alternate assembly CriGri-PICRH-1.0, whole genome shotgun sequence includes the following:
- the LOC100761788 gene encoding olfactory receptor 52D1-like isoform X2, whose amino-acid sequence MKKNLRHLTLVMSVYNKSDVHPSTFILIGIPGLEAAHMWISIPFCTVYILALVGNCSLLFIIKTDSSLHEPMYLFLCMLAVADLVVCTTAVPKLLSLFWFHDREISFEACLTQIFLIHSCSTMESGFFLAMAFDRYVAICNPLRHSAILTHTVTGRIGLAVVLRGIALLSPHPFLLNWLPYCKTNIISHTYCEFMALIKIACAETRFRRVYSLVVAFLTGGVDFILIICSYVLILNTVFHLPSKDARLKTLGTCGSHVCVILVSYTPAFFSFLTHRFGHKVTPPVHIFVANIYLLVPPMVNPIIYGVRTKNIRNRFLKVFRFAKFTN is encoded by the coding sequence ATGAAAAAGAATCTAAGACATCTGACACTTGTTATGTCTGTCTACAATAAGTCTGATGTCCATCCTTCAACCTTCATTCTCATTGGCATTCCTGGGTTGGAGGCAGCACACATGTGGATTTCCATTCCTTTTTGTACGGTCTACATTTTAGCATTAGTGGGAAACTGTTCACTTCTATTCATCATCAAGACAGACTCCAGCCTCCATGAACCAATGTACCTCTTCCTCTGCATGTTAGCAGTGGCTGACCTTGTGGTTTGCACTACAGCTGTTCCCAAACTTCTCAGTCTCTTCTGGTTTCATGACAGAGAGATTTCCTTTGAAGCTTGCCTCACTCAGATCTTCCTAATCCACTCTTGCTCAACCATGGAGTCTGGCTTTTTCTTGGCCATGGCATTTGACCGTTATGTAGCTATTTGTAACCCATTAAGACACTCAGCTATTTTGACACACACTGTAACTGGAAGGATCGGTCTAGCTGTTGTACTTCGGGGAATAGCCCTACTCAGTCCTCATCCTTTCTTGCTAAATTGGCTTCCCTATTGCAAGACTAATATAATCTCCCATACatactgtgagttcatggcccTCATCAAGATTGCCTGTGCTGAGACAAGATTCCGCAGAGTATACAGCCTCGTTGTTGCTTTCCTCACAGGAGGGGTGGACTTCATATTAATCATTTGTTCTTATGTCCTCATACTAAACACTGTTTTCCATCTTCCTTCTAAAGATGCCAGACTCAAGACTCTGGGCACCTGTGGCTCACATGTTTGCGTCATCTTAGTATCATATACCCCtgccttcttctccttcctcaccCACAGGTTTGGACATAAAGTGACACCCCCAGTGCACATATTTGTGGCCAACATCTATCTTCTTGTACCCCCCATGGTGAACCCCATTATTTATGGTGTAAGGACAAAGAACATAAGAAACAGATTTCTCAAAGTGTTTAGGTTTGCAAAGTTTACCAACTGA